A genomic segment from Nocardia cyriacigeorgica GUH-2 encodes:
- a CDS encoding TetR/AcrR family transcriptional regulator: MERQRWTDTAETRRSGSDSAARDERRAAIVDAAIAAIAEHGPDALTGQIADRAGLNRTHFYRHFASKAELDWAVAKRAHLEITERIRAALVVDGTPLDAIRAPVMAHVTWAGEHPNLYRFLLGRNYYRGKDMPRVGGSAFAAEISAAAVRYIPRFDADPVAADRLVVALLGLTDATVQWWLSYRDTSREELVELLTTQAWLLIDNHLRTVGVVLDPHAPLDRADQG; the protein is encoded by the coding sequence GTGGAACGACAGCGATGGACGGATACCGCCGAGACCCGGCGTTCGGGATCGGACTCGGCGGCGCGCGATGAACGCCGCGCCGCGATCGTCGACGCCGCCATCGCCGCCATCGCCGAACACGGCCCCGACGCGCTGACCGGCCAGATCGCCGACCGCGCCGGTCTCAACCGCACCCACTTCTACCGCCACTTCGCCAGCAAGGCCGAACTCGACTGGGCCGTGGCCAAGCGCGCGCACCTGGAGATCACCGAGCGGATCCGCGCGGCCCTCGTCGTCGACGGCACGCCGCTCGACGCCATCCGCGCTCCCGTCATGGCGCATGTCACCTGGGCCGGCGAGCATCCGAACCTGTATCGCTTCCTGCTCGGCCGCAACTACTACCGGGGCAAGGACATGCCGCGCGTCGGTGGCAGTGCGTTCGCTGCCGAGATCTCCGCGGCCGCGGTGCGCTACATCCCGCGTTTCGACGCCGATCCGGTGGCCGCGGACCGGCTGGTCGTCGCCCTGCTCGGCCTCACCGACGCCACCGTTCAGTGGTGGCTGTCCTACCGCGACACCTCGCGCGAGGAGTTGGTGGAGTTGCTCACCACCCAGGCGTGGCTGCTGATCGACAACCACCTGCGCACGGTCGGCGTGGTTCTCGATCCGCACGCGCCGCTGGATCGCGCCGATCAGGGGTGA